In a genomic window of Meriones unguiculatus strain TT.TT164.6M chromosome 8, Bangor_MerUng_6.1, whole genome shotgun sequence:
- the Vps28 gene encoding vacuolar protein sorting-associated protein 28 homolog isoform X2, giving the protein MAELFAVVKTMQALEKAYIKDCVTPNEYTAACSRLLVQYKAAFRQVQGSEISSIDEFCRKFRLDCPLAMERIKEDRPITIKDDKGNLNRCIADVVSLFITVMDKLRLEIRAMDEIQPDLRELMETMHRMSHLPPDFEGRQTVNQWLQTLSGMSASDELDDSQVRQMLFDLESAYNAFNRFLHA; this is encoded by the exons ATGGCGGAGCTGTTTGCGGTGGTGAAGACTATGCAGGCGCTGGAGAAGGCGTACATCAAGGACTGTGTCACCCCCAATGA GTACACTGCAGCCTGCTCCAGGCTCCTGGTCCAGTACAAAGCTGCCTTCCGACAGgtccaaggctcagagatcagCTCCATTGATGAATTTTGCCGAAAGTTCAGA CTGGACTGTCCACTTGCTATGGAGAGGATCAAAGAAGACCGGCCCATCACCATCAAGGATGACAAGGGCAATCTGAACCGCTGCATCGCAGACGTAGTTTCG CTCTTCATTACAGTCATGGACAAGCTTCGCCTGGAGATCCGCGCAATGGACGAG ATTCAGCCAGACCTACGGGAGCTCATGGAGACCATGCATCGAATGAGCCACCTGCCCCCAGACTTCGAAGGCCGCCAAACAGTCAACCAATG GCTGCAGACCCTGAGCGGGATGTCGGCCTCTGACGAGCTGGATGACTCCCAGGTCCGCCAGATGCTCTTCGATCTGGAGTCGGCTTACAACGCCTTTAACCGCTTCCTGCATGCCTGA
- the Vps28 gene encoding vacuolar protein sorting-associated protein 28 homolog isoform X1 produces the protein MFHGIPATPGIGAPGNKPELYEEVKLYKNAREREKYDNMAELFAVVKTMQALEKAYIKDCVTPNEYTAACSRLLVQYKAAFRQVQGSEISSIDEFCRKFRLDCPLAMERIKEDRPITIKDDKGNLNRCIADVVSLFITVMDKLRLEIRAMDEIQPDLRELMETMHRMSHLPPDFEGRQTVNQWLQTLSGMSASDELDDSQVRQMLFDLESAYNAFNRFLHA, from the exons ATGTTTCACGGGATTCCAGCTACTCCTGGTATTGGAG CCCCTGGAAACAAGCCGGAGCTGTATGAG GAAGTAAAGTTGTACAAGAATGCTCGGGAGCGGGAAAA GTATGACAACATGGCGGAGCTGTTTGCGGTGGTGAAGACTATGCAGGCGCTGGAGAAGGCGTACATCAAGGACTGTGTCACCCCCAATGA GTACACTGCAGCCTGCTCCAGGCTCCTGGTCCAGTACAAAGCTGCCTTCCGACAGgtccaaggctcagagatcagCTCCATTGATGAATTTTGCCGAAAGTTCAGA CTGGACTGTCCACTTGCTATGGAGAGGATCAAAGAAGACCGGCCCATCACCATCAAGGATGACAAGGGCAATCTGAACCGCTGCATCGCAGACGTAGTTTCG CTCTTCATTACAGTCATGGACAAGCTTCGCCTGGAGATCCGCGCAATGGACGAG ATTCAGCCAGACCTACGGGAGCTCATGGAGACCATGCATCGAATGAGCCACCTGCCCCCAGACTTCGAAGGCCGCCAAACAGTCAACCAATG GCTGCAGACCCTGAGCGGGATGTCGGCCTCTGACGAGCTGGATGACTCCCAGGTCCGCCAGATGCTCTTCGATCTGGAGTCGGCTTACAACGCCTTTAACCGCTTCCTGCATGCCTGA